In Bacillus sp. SB49, a single window of DNA contains:
- a CDS encoding sodium:solute symporter family protein, translated as MIWYVVVFSFYVLFLVWANIKSLKKAESIDDYTTGGHRMGLLLGIGTTAATWVSVASVIGVPGYLYSSGVAAVIGWVAGWCFGGALIPIVAYKIRRPEKPARTFPEFIRHRFEPFENKSALQAIVGILMFIGYLLLVNIQVTGFGIVFSSITGIDYKLAIFGFLLFIIITSVGGFWSVAATDTVNTILITIGVLLAGGVVWSLTGGIGSILDTLATITAPTNVGGPDLEEGILLSPFGTFGIGALLSIFISNSLGTPSSPHWVTRMLAPQNVKVAILQVVGTIVVLIFIMGPLIVIGLGAKVLVPSIPVGKTTDYIIPLVIQEYTPPIIGAITLVAICAAAISTANSMLLHCATSLYYDVYLNIAPKKISEKKFKNWLRLSIFGIAAVAVLLAINPPWFLAMGFVYVYGGFGAAFFLVVFLGLYWKRMNRAGAYAGIIIGSLVYIAAKALGYELPFVIAVAASLIGVLIAVYSTKRAPLEAYEPYFEAEISDSTREVLSNIRASSQGESEEKSHKIG; from the coding sequence ATGATATGGTATGTAGTCGTATTTAGTTTTTATGTGCTTTTTCTAGTATGGGCGAATATAAAAAGTTTGAAAAAAGCAGAGTCGATCGATGATTATACAACCGGAGGGCATAGGATGGGGCTGCTTCTTGGTATCGGTACCACGGCAGCGACGTGGGTCAGTGTGGCTTCTGTCATCGGGGTCCCTGGTTATTTGTACAGCTCCGGTGTCGCAGCTGTCATCGGCTGGGTCGCGGGCTGGTGCTTCGGCGGTGCCTTGATCCCGATCGTCGCGTACAAAATTAGACGACCGGAAAAGCCGGCCAGGACGTTTCCGGAATTCATCCGGCATCGGTTCGAGCCGTTTGAGAACAAGAGTGCTCTGCAGGCGATTGTCGGCATTCTTATGTTTATCGGTTATTTGCTTCTCGTCAATATTCAGGTGACTGGTTTCGGTATTGTGTTTTCCAGTATTACAGGCATTGATTACAAACTCGCAATCTTTGGATTCTTATTATTTATTATCATTACCAGTGTAGGTGGATTTTGGTCGGTGGCAGCGACAGATACGGTGAACACGATCCTCATTACGATCGGCGTCCTGCTTGCGGGCGGTGTCGTATGGTCGTTAACGGGTGGAATCGGCAGTATCCTGGACACGCTTGCGACGATAACCGCTCCGACAAACGTCGGCGGACCGGACCTTGAAGAGGGTATCCTGCTTTCCCCGTTCGGGACCTTCGGTATCGGGGCCCTGCTGTCCATTTTTATTTCGAACTCTTTAGGGACGCCTTCTTCCCCGCACTGGGTCACAAGGATGCTGGCGCCTCAAAACGTGAAAGTGGCGATTTTGCAGGTCGTAGGTACGATCGTCGTGTTGATCTTCATCATGGGGCCGCTGATCGTCATCGGTCTCGGGGCGAAAGTTCTTGTACCCAGCATACCGGTCGGAAAGACGACCGATTATATCATTCCTTTGGTCATTCAGGAGTACACGCCGCCGATTATCGGTGCCATTACCCTGGTAGCTATTTGTGCAGCGGCTATATCGACGGCCAACTCTATGCTCCTGCACTGCGCTACGTCTCTTTATTATGATGTGTACTTGAACATAGCTCCGAAGAAGATCAGTGAGAAGAAGTTCAAGAACTGGCTCCGCCTGAGTATATTCGGGATCGCCGCCGTGGCTGTTCTGTTAGCGATCAATCCACCGTGGTTTTTGGCAATGGGCTTTGTCTACGTATACGGAGGATTCGGCGCCGCCTTCTTCCTCGTCGTATTCTTAGGTCTGTACTGGAAGCGGATGAACCGGGCCGGTGCTTATGCCGGTATCATTATCGGCTCTCTCGTTTATATCGCGGCGAAGGCCTTAGGATACGAGCTGCCTTTTGTCATCGCCGTTGCAGCATCCCTCATTGGTGTACTGATTGCGGTTTACTCGACGAAAAGGGCTCCTTTGGAAGCTTACGAGCCGTACTTTGAAGCGGAAATCAGTGATTCCACTCGTGAGGTGCTGTCGAATATCAGAGCGTCCTCGCAGGGGGAGTCCGAGGAGAAATCGCATAAGATAGGGTAA
- a CDS encoding zinc ribbon domain-containing protein, protein MYCQQCGTTIDADANFCGGCGLPSSSVEGEAVVRRAALPVPVGGPYTNRAARTGSSFVTFARDALKGPWQASRATGENQLLEGVLTLVAIALLMPLYSYFVAREAAGGFGGFVEVPFGATVLEPFLYMLLFLAVYAGINVGVAKLMHNDVSFKNVLARYGALAIIPGCGLVLANFLQLISLNFVGALVYLVTLVAFLLASVTLVFSIDADRETEGGLDSFYGLLITSVVMMLFFFLVGMSIVDRMVNQMPFLW, encoded by the coding sequence ATGTACTGTCAACAATGCGGCACGACAATCGATGCCGATGCGAATTTCTGTGGAGGCTGCGGTCTGCCCTCTTCCAGCGTGGAAGGGGAGGCGGTCGTGCGCAGAGCCGCGCTTCCGGTTCCAGTCGGCGGTCCCTATACGAACCGGGCGGCCCGGACAGGGAGCTCGTTCGTCACCTTCGCCCGCGATGCGCTGAAAGGCCCGTGGCAGGCGAGCAGGGCGACAGGGGAAAACCAGCTCCTTGAAGGCGTCCTCACCCTCGTTGCGATCGCCCTTCTGATGCCTTTGTATTCCTACTTCGTCGCACGGGAAGCGGCCGGTGGGTTCGGAGGGTTCGTCGAGGTCCCGTTCGGCGCCACCGTCCTGGAGCCGTTCCTCTACATGCTCTTGTTCCTCGCCGTCTACGCCGGTATCAACGTCGGCGTCGCCAAACTGATGCATAACGACGTCAGCTTCAAGAACGTCCTGGCCCGCTACGGTGCACTCGCCATCATCCCGGGCTGCGGTCTTGTTCTTGCCAACTTCCTGCAGCTGATCTCGCTGAACTTCGTCGGCGCTCTCGTCTATCTCGTCACACTCGTCGCGTTCCTGCTCGCAAGCGTCACTCTTGTTTTCTCCATCGATGCGGACAGGGAAACCGAAGGCGGCCTCGACAGTTTCTACGGACTGCTGATCACGAGCGTCGTCATGATGCTGTTCTTCTTCCTCGTCGGCATGAGTATCGTCGACCGGATGGTGAACCAGATGCCGTTTTTGTGGTAA
- a CDS encoding Rrf2 family transcriptional regulator has protein sequence MSISSRFSVGIHVLALIEINKDGISSSEYLAGSVNTNPAVIRKIMGMLRKAGLIKVQPGIAGAELAKDLSEITLLDVYKAVDVVKDKELFSIHGNPSPDCTVGRNIQHTIEPLFSSAQRAMEKVLEAVTIEDVVKDIQDKEKGNDENKI, from the coding sequence ATGTCCATCAGCAGCAGATTTTCCGTCGGCATTCATGTGCTGGCTCTGATTGAAATAAATAAAGATGGAATAAGTTCTTCTGAATATTTAGCTGGAAGTGTGAACACGAACCCAGCCGTAATCAGAAAAATCATGGGCATGCTTAGAAAAGCAGGATTAATAAAAGTACAGCCGGGTATTGCAGGAGCAGAACTGGCGAAAGATTTATCAGAGATCACCTTGCTGGATGTTTATAAAGCCGTAGATGTTGTCAAAGACAAGGAACTCTTCAGCATACACGGAAATCCAAGTCCTGATTGTACCGTCGGAAGGAATATCCAACATACTATCGAACCACTCTTCAGCAGTGCTCAACGTGCAATGGAGAAGGTGCTTGAAGCTGTCACCATTGAAGATGTGGTAAAGGATATTCAAGACAAAGAAAAAGGTAATGATGAAAACAAAATATAA
- a CDS encoding DUF4367 domain-containing protein: MWKKMTALAVVLLLAVGCSSDPSAGEDTEEKPMTKEKVTEMLEKMFSGPDEALTKLFDQSDHEGLMNYYEEQFGGYMTDERMEDAMNTNLFTSFHQKAYSNDVKMDIKKLDVEESGDAEGAYDFDIQINISNGETAGIKGRVNTDEEGNVTRVHFSDGQPLLHAFDKPEEIEEGLYQYDSSKAEAVAGDEAYQPMYPTIMPYEVDGVQVDSESKQQEESLTFTFYGEKGEELELTTVKDGEIAYEEAEMEEAMVGDQTARYAGKEGGEQRLIWTNGSITYEWKGKVEGMSKEDMIKMAESFE, translated from the coding sequence ATGTGGAAAAAAATGACCGCCCTTGCTGTGGTACTGCTGCTGGCTGTCGGCTGTTCATCCGATCCGTCTGCAGGAGAAGATACAGAAGAGAAGCCGATGACGAAAGAAAAGGTGACAGAGATGCTGGAGAAAATGTTCTCCGGACCGGATGAAGCATTAACGAAGCTTTTTGATCAGAGTGATCACGAAGGCCTCATGAACTATTACGAGGAGCAGTTCGGCGGATACATGACCGATGAGCGGATGGAAGATGCGATGAATACCAACTTGTTTACAAGCTTTCACCAAAAAGCTTATAGCAATGATGTAAAGATGGATATAAAGAAACTGGACGTGGAAGAGAGCGGGGATGCGGAAGGTGCGTATGACTTTGATATCCAGATCAACATCAGTAATGGGGAGACGGCGGGTATTAAGGGCAGAGTGAATACGGACGAAGAGGGGAATGTCACCCGGGTGCATTTCAGCGACGGCCAACCCCTGCTCCATGCCTTCGATAAACCGGAAGAAATAGAAGAAGGCCTTTACCAATACGATTCATCTAAGGCGGAGGCCGTCGCAGGTGACGAAGCTTACCAGCCGATGTATCCGACGATCATGCCGTATGAAGTGGACGGCGTACAAGTCGATTCGGAGAGCAAACAGCAGGAAGAGAGCCTGACCTTCACCTTTTATGGTGAAAAGGGAGAAGAGCTGGAACTGACGACCGTCAAGGACGGCGAAATTGCTTATGAAGAAGCAGAGATGGAAGAAGCGATGGTCGGTGATCAGACGGCGCGTTATGCTGGAAAAGAAGGCGGAGAGCAGCGGCTGATCTGGACGAATGGATCGATTACGTATGAGTGGAAAGGCAAGGTTGAGGGGATGTCGAAGGAAGACATGATTAAGATGGCAGAGTCTTTCGAGTAA
- a CDS encoding NAD(P)-dependent oxidoreductase: protein MKIGIIGASGKAGNLILKEAVRRGHHVTAIVRDKSKLKDTDVHVIEKDISDLTQEDVQKYEVVVNAFGAPLGEEQAHVDAGHALIEALKGTNTRAMIVGGAGSLYMDDQKTVQLIDTPEFPDAVKPTAKGQGRNLEELQATPDITWTFVSPSAVFDAEGKRTGSYKKGKDHLLVNSKGESYISYADYAIAVLDEIENPQHKNERFTVVGEAE from the coding sequence ATGAAAATCGGAATTATTGGAGCAAGTGGAAAAGCAGGTAACCTGATTTTGAAGGAAGCAGTCCGTCGGGGGCATCACGTGACGGCTATCGTAAGAGATAAGTCGAAGCTCAAAGATACGGATGTTCATGTGATTGAAAAAGATATATCAGACCTTACGCAGGAGGACGTTCAGAAGTATGAAGTAGTCGTGAATGCTTTCGGTGCTCCACTTGGAGAAGAGCAGGCACATGTGGATGCCGGCCACGCTTTAATCGAAGCTTTGAAAGGGACGAATACAAGAGCGATGATCGTCGGAGGGGCTGGAAGTCTTTATATGGATGATCAAAAAACGGTGCAATTAATAGATACCCCGGAATTTCCGGATGCAGTTAAACCGACGGCAAAAGGGCAGGGGCGGAATTTGGAAGAGCTGCAGGCAACACCTGATATTACTTGGACATTTGTCAGTCCGTCTGCCGTATTTGATGCGGAAGGAAAAAGAACCGGATCCTATAAAAAAGGAAAAGACCATCTTCTCGTCAATTCAAAAGGGGAAAGCTACATCAGTTATGCGGATTATGCGATTGCCGTGTTAGATGAAATAGAGAACCCGCAGCACAAGAATGAACGGTTTACGGTCGTCGGCGAAGCAGAGTAA
- a CDS encoding IS3 family transposase (programmed frameshift), producing MNKWSKEEKLSIVLRYQNENISIRGLSEELDIDNSSLRYWVKLFQYHGNQAFHFPYTNYPPAFKLKVINYIQETGASIREASALFHIPDFSMVRRWIVKWKQGGLAALGPAQEDQLLMAKDKSNKPSRSFKSIEEEIEYLRMENAYLKKLNALVEEEQEPTERQKAQTVFELRHAFPVYKLVKVAGIPRSTYYYHVKQMGKTDPDRELKEKITEIFHQSDRKYGYRRVQNQLENEGIHVNHKKVYRLMKELGLRCQVRMKKYHSYKGKVGEVADNLLNREFTASKPNQKWVTDITEFKLFGEKLYLSPILDLFNGEIITYTIGLRPTYALVAEMLENGLQRLNPKDELMMHSDQGWHYQMRPYRERLQEAGITQSMSRKGNCHDNAVIENFFGIMKSELLYYKEFESIEHFKEQLTAFMDNYNHQRIKSKLRMSPIQFREKFNKAS from the exons ATGAATAAATGGAGTAAAGAAGAAAAGTTAAGCATTGTGTTGAGATATCAAAACGAAAACATCAGTATACGAGGACTTTCCGAAGAACTCGATATCGATAATTCTTCGTTACGATATTGGGTCAAATTGTTTCAGTATCATGGGAATCAAGCTTTTCACTTTCCCTATACAAACTACCCTCCTGCCTTTAAACTGAAGGTAATTAACTATATTCAGGAAACAGGAGCCTCCATACGTGAAGCTTCCGCTCTCTTTCACATTCCAGACTTCTCCATGGTTCGCCGATGGATCGTGAAGTGGAAACAGGGCGGCCTGGCGGCCTTGGGTCCTGCACAGGAGGATCAACTACTTATGGCTAAGGACAAATCCAATAAACCGTCTCGTTCTTTCAAATCGATAGAAGAAGAAATCGAATACCTACGCATGGAGAACGCTTATCTAAAAAAATTAAATGCCTTAGTCGAAGAGGAA CAAGAACCAACCGAAAGGCAAAAAGCCCAAACGGTCTTCGAACTAAGGCACGCCTTCCCTGTATATAAACTCGTCAAGGTAGCTGGTATCCCCCGTAGTACTTACTACTATCACGTGAAGCAGATGGGGAAAACAGATCCTGATCGTGAGCTGAAAGAAAAGATCACGGAAATCTTCCATCAATCTGATAGGAAATACGGGTATCGTCGGGTTCAAAATCAATTGGAGAATGAAGGTATTCATGTGAATCATAAAAAAGTTTACCGCCTGATGAAAGAGTTAGGCCTTCGATGCCAAGTTCGCATGAAGAAATACCATTCTTATAAAGGGAAAGTCGGTGAAGTAGCCGATAATCTCTTGAATAGGGAATTTACAGCTTCGAAACCGAATCAGAAATGGGTAACGGATATTACGGAGTTTAAATTGTTTGGTGAAAAACTCTATCTGTCTCCCATTCTGGACCTATTTAATGGTGAAATCATTACGTATACGATTGGATTGCGCCCTACGTACGCCTTGGTAGCGGAAATGTTGGAGAACGGCCTTCAGCGTTTGAACCCGAAAGACGAATTAATGATGCATTCCGACCAGGGATGGCATTATCAAATGCGTCCCTATCGAGAACGCCTTCAAGAGGCAGGCATCACCCAAAGTATGTCTAGAAAAGGGAACTGTCACGATAATGCCGTGATAGAAAACTTCTTCGGCATCATGAAATCAGAGCTTTTATACTACAAAGAATTTGAAAGTATCGAGCACTTCAAAGAGCAACTGACAGCGTTTATGGATAATTATAATCATCAAAGAATTAAGTCGAAACTCCGCATGAGTCCGATTCAATTTCGTGAGAAATTTAATAAAGCGTCATAA
- a CDS encoding helix-turn-helix transcriptional regulator: MQNHIRELRKSVKLSQEELAKLCKVSRQTINAIENDKYDPTLQLAFDIASVLNTTVDKLFISSSNRK; encoded by the coding sequence ATGCAAAATCACATTAGAGAATTAAGAAAATCGGTTAAGTTATCCCAGGAAGAACTGGCTAAACTCTGTAAAGTATCCAGACAAACGATCAATGCCATCGAAAATGATAAATACGACCCCACCTTGCAATTAGCATTTGACATAGCCTCTGTATTGAACACCACAGTAGATAAGCTTTTCATCAGCAGTTCGAATAGAAAGTGA
- a CDS encoding TcaA NTF2-like domain-containing protein, with amino-acid sequence MATCTHCGKALKDGENFCTGCGNKRASRVSGKRKTAPLSKRQKLTFLIGGAAIVLLVAGHFIVTQLLDPVTKIKAMDRAVTEEDTEGFLDELEVKKDAWLKEEEYLRYIKTSDWETIRERLTGAVHAEQEFDRIVRDDYGNPFFIVKKKPFLFYDRFEFEAVPTTVHVTTELSDTSFEVENETYDFKDPVESETLASAYPGTYEIKGKADGDYGGWKETWVLDIFSGENGYDFYADFLYSTYGIDTNKPEAVLFVNGKSTKKTLAEVGEIGPVPEDAKLELHAEWKSADGRVEKSEVVRPGDVSFGALPFLFGMEEEDAFLEEEQTPVEAASPGGGEEQAAEFVEAFRTAYEEALNTRDYSRIEPFLKEGSVAASDLKSFMAGLEEDGSSYEFLTNEVSAIDARDEDTFFLTTRETFVFHGADGASVDYDRKKEYRIVLVDGTFAIEEITIRDTDRN; translated from the coding sequence ATGGCAACATGCACGCATTGCGGAAAGGCGCTCAAGGACGGGGAGAACTTTTGTACAGGATGTGGGAATAAGCGGGCCTCGCGCGTTTCCGGGAAACGGAAGACGGCACCGCTTTCGAAGAGGCAGAAGCTGACGTTCCTGATCGGAGGAGCGGCGATCGTGCTGCTTGTCGCCGGGCATTTCATCGTGACACAGCTGCTTGACCCGGTCACGAAGATCAAGGCGATGGACCGGGCGGTGACGGAGGAGGATACGGAAGGTTTTCTTGATGAGCTTGAGGTAAAGAAGGACGCCTGGCTGAAAGAAGAGGAGTACCTGCGCTACATCAAGACGAGCGATTGGGAGACGATTCGTGAGCGGCTGACCGGAGCTGTCCACGCGGAGCAGGAATTCGATCGGATCGTGCGCGATGATTACGGCAATCCGTTTTTTATCGTGAAGAAGAAACCGTTCCTTTTCTATGACAGGTTCGAGTTCGAAGCGGTGCCGACGACGGTTCATGTGACGACAGAGCTCTCCGATACGTCCTTTGAGGTCGAGAACGAGACGTACGATTTCAAAGATCCGGTCGAGAGCGAGACGCTCGCGTCCGCCTATCCGGGAACGTATGAGATAAAAGGAAAAGCGGACGGTGATTACGGGGGTTGGAAGGAGACATGGGTGCTCGATATTTTTTCCGGGGAGAACGGCTACGATTTCTATGCGGACTTCCTCTATTCCACCTACGGCATCGATACGAACAAGCCGGAAGCCGTCCTGTTCGTGAACGGAAAGAGTACGAAGAAGACGCTCGCCGAAGTCGGGGAGATCGGGCCGGTTCCTGAGGATGCGAAGCTTGAGCTGCACGCCGAATGGAAGAGCGCAGACGGCAGGGTGGAGAAGTCCGAGGTCGTCCGTCCGGGAGACGTCTCGTTCGGTGCGCTCCCGTTCCTGTTCGGCATGGAGGAGGAAGATGCCTTCCTTGAGGAGGAACAAACGCCGGTGGAAGCTGCGTCTCCCGGGGGCGGGGAAGAACAGGCGGCTGAATTCGTGGAAGCATTCCGGACGGCGTATGAAGAAGCGTTGAACACACGCGACTACAGCAGGATTGAACCTTTTTTGAAAGAGGGAAGCGTTGCAGCCTCTGATTTGAAAAGCTTCATGGCCGGGCTTGAAGAGGACGGCTCATCCTATGAGTTCCTCACGAATGAAGTGTCGGCGATCGATGCCCGGGATGAGGACACCTTTTTCCTGACGACAAGGGAGACGTTCGTCTTCCACGGAGCGGACGGTGCGAGCGTCGACTATGACCGGAAGAAGGAGTACCGGATCGTTCTTGTCGACGGCACGTTCGCGATCGAGGAAATCACCATCCGGGACACCGATAGAAACTGA
- a CDS encoding 5'-methylthioadenosine/S-adenosylhomocysteine nucleosidase produces the protein MKKTATIRTIALLLIVLSMLAGCNTQTDTTKAEAEEADPQQPILIQGPMPIEAEEFAARLKDVEEETSGSFVFYKGTVDDYPVIVMKTGKGMENTAAATAIAIEKFDPAAIINQGTSGGHDPELNVFDIVLGERTVNLGSLKTGHLEDEEGIEPTEWIPMDLLASEGSAGEDEDAEKVRYFEGDEGLLKAANAVKDTYEDGKVVEGTIGSADVWNNEVDRIQWFHENFGSSVEEMEGAAAAQIAGAYDVPFLGIRILSNNKTNGGAYNPDTAASNQEYVYEVVQEYIKEQE, from the coding sequence ATGAAGAAGACAGCCACAATCCGAACAATCGCACTTTTACTTATCGTATTATCCATGCTTGCCGGCTGTAACACCCAAACCGACACGACGAAAGCAGAGGCGGAGGAAGCCGATCCGCAGCAGCCGATCCTCATCCAGGGACCGATGCCGATCGAGGCGGAGGAATTCGCCGCTCGTCTGAAGGACGTCGAAGAGGAAACATCCGGCAGCTTCGTATTTTATAAAGGAACGGTCGATGATTATCCGGTCATCGTCATGAAGACAGGCAAAGGAATGGAAAACACCGCAGCAGCGACGGCGATCGCCATTGAAAAGTTCGATCCAGCCGCGATCATCAACCAGGGGACATCCGGCGGGCACGATCCGGAGTTGAACGTCTTTGATATCGTCCTCGGGGAACGAACGGTCAACCTCGGTTCTCTGAAAACGGGCCATTTGGAAGACGAAGAAGGCATCGAGCCGACCGAGTGGATCCCGATGGACCTGCTTGCCTCCGAAGGAAGTGCGGGCGAGGATGAAGACGCGGAGAAAGTCCGCTATTTCGAAGGGGACGAGGGTCTTCTGAAAGCGGCGAACGCCGTGAAGGATACGTATGAAGACGGCAAAGTCGTCGAAGGAACGATCGGATCAGCCGACGTCTGGAACAATGAAGTCGACCGCATCCAGTGGTTCCACGAGAACTTCGGCTCTTCTGTCGAGGAGATGGAAGGGGCGGCAGCGGCACAGATCGCCGGCGCCTATGATGTACCGTTCCTCGGCATCCGCATCCTTTCCAACAACAAGACGAACGGTGGAGCGTACAACCCGGACACGGCAGCATCGAACCAGGAGTATGTGTATGAGGTCGTTCAGGAATATATCAAGGAACAGGAATAA
- a CDS encoding DsbA family protein yields MNKEGMSLLYIWDAYCGWCYGFSRSLGEFHAKHPELSLTVLSGGLFAGERKLPIDSFPHIPEANKRISQLTGAEFGESYQTLLEEGGILLDSEAAAEGFAALRHFAPDRAYHLAASMQHKFYYEGKSLRDPETYREIAVENRLDPDAVEARFESVDSTADARADFAKVQQLDIHSYPTLLLKKGDEVIGLGGGVMTAEKIEARLEQILS; encoded by the coding sequence ATGAATAAGGAAGGCATGTCCCTTCTCTATATATGGGATGCGTACTGTGGTTGGTGTTACGGGTTCTCCAGGAGTCTGGGAGAATTTCACGCGAAACACCCTGAACTTTCCTTAACTGTTTTATCGGGAGGTCTATTTGCAGGTGAAAGAAAGCTGCCGATCGACTCTTTCCCGCACATACCGGAAGCGAATAAGCGAATCAGTCAGTTGACAGGTGCCGAGTTTGGGGAATCCTACCAAACATTGCTGGAAGAAGGAGGTATCCTATTGGACTCGGAAGCGGCGGCTGAAGGATTTGCAGCTTTGCGGCATTTCGCTCCAGACCGTGCATACCACCTGGCCGCTTCCATGCAGCATAAATTTTATTACGAAGGTAAGAGTCTCCGTGACCCGGAAACTTATCGGGAAATCGCTGTAGAAAATCGACTCGATCCAGACGCGGTAGAGGCACGATTCGAAAGTGTAGATTCTACCGCAGACGCCCGTGCGGACTTTGCGAAGGTTCAGCAGCTTGATATCCACAGCTATCCCACACTGCTTTTGAAGAAAGGGGATGAAGTAATCGGGCTTGGCGGGGGCGTTATGACCGCGGAGAAAATAGAGGCACGACTGGAACAGATACTTTCGTGA